The sequence below is a genomic window from Halomonas halophila.
GCGCGGGTGCATCTCGCGGCTGCCGAGATAGGACATCACCGGCGTTGGGGTATCGCCCGGCTGCTCCTCGAGCGCCGAGAAATCGACGCTCTTGGCATCGATGCGCGGTGGCGTGCCGGTCTTCAGGCGATCGACGCGGAACGGCAGCGCACGCAGGCGCTCGGCCAGGGCGTTGGAGGGCGGATCGCCGGCGCGACCGCCACGGCTGTTGTCCAGCCCGATGTGGATCACCCCGCCGAGGAAGGTACCGGTGCACAGCACCACGGTCTCACCCATGAACCGCACGCCGGTCTCGGTGACCACGCCACGCACGGTGTCGCCGTCGACGATCAGGTCGCCGGCGGCCTGCTGGAAGATCGTCAGGTTGGCCTGGTTCTCCAGCATGCCGCGGATCGCCGCCTTGTAGCGCACGCGGTCTGCCTGGGCGCGTGTCGCCCGCACCGCGGGGCCCTTGCGGGAATTGAGTACCCGGAACTGGATGCCGCCCATGTCGGTGGCGAGTCCCATGGCGCCGCCCAGCGCATCGATCTCCTTGACCAGATGGCTCTTGCCGATCCCGCCGATGGCGGGATTGCAGGACATCTGACCGAGGGTCTCGATGTTGTGGGTCAGCAGCAGGGTCCGGCAGCCCATGCGAGCCGAGGCCAGGGCGGCTTCGGTCCCGGCATGGCCACCGCCGATGACGATGACGTCGAAGCGGTCGGGGTACTCCAAGGTTCACCTCGATCGGCGCCGTCGCGCCGAATGTTGCGGTTCAGGGGTCGAATCAGCCCGCCAGTATAACCCCCTTGTGGGTAATCGTCAGGGTTTTCCACACCCGTTCAGGCCGATCCGCCTCCCTTCCGCGGAGACTTAAATAAAAAAACATATAGATAAAAAGAAGTTCTGTTGTGGTAGTGATTACTGGTGTGGACATTTCTCGTGGATAACTGATTTTACCACTTACTTATCAATACCTTGTAATGTTGACCGAAGCAAGGAAAAGGCGCGGACCGCCTGCGGAGGGCATGTTCGGGGCCTGTGGGTAACACCCCGGGTTACCCACAAGCCAGCGCGAACACGGCTTGTCCACCGAGTTCTTCCGGGCTTGTCACCGCGGCTGTGAACAACCACCTCGTTCTGTCCCCAGCCCCGCCATGGCCCGCGTGAGCGACGAGCGGCGAAAAATCTTGTCCACAGGCCGAAAAACGCCCAAAAAAAGGGCCCTGTCGCTGACGACAGGGCCCTTTGAGGCTGGAGGCATGGCGCTTGTCAGTGCTTGAGCACCCGGGACAGGAACTGCCGGGTGGGCTCGGCCTGAGGCGAGTCGAAGATCGTCTCCGGTGGCCCTTCCTCGGCGATCTCGCCCTTGTGAATGAAGATCACCCGGTCGGCCACCTCACGGGCGAAGCCCATCTCGTGGGTGACGATCAGCATGGTCATGCCCTCGTTGGCGAGCTCGCGCATGGCGTCCAGCACCTCGCCGATCATCTCCGGGTCCAGCGCCGAGGTCGGCTCGTCGAACAGCATCAGCCGCGGTTCCATGGCCAGCGCCCGGGCCAGTGCCACGCGCTGCTGCTGGCCGCCGGAGAGCTGGGTCGGATACTTGGCGGCCTGATCGGCGATGCCGACCCGGTCGAGCAGGCGCTCGGCGGTATCGGTGGCCTCATGGCGGCCCAGCCCCCGCACCTTCATCGGCGCCAGGGTGACGTTGTCCAGCACGCTCAGATGCGGAAACAGGTTGAACTGCTGGAACACCATGCCAACCTCGGT
It includes:
- a CDS encoding amino acid ABC transporter ATP-binding protein — translated: MNQPTSPSGGERIVRMEKLNKSFGDLHVLKNIDLEVTPGEVVVIIGASGSGKSTLIRCINGLEEFQQGELEVDGNPLKPHGKATQALQKIRTEVGMVFQQFNLFPHLSVLDNVTLAPMKVRGLGRHEATDTAERLLDRVGIADQAAKYPTQLSGGQQQRVALARALAMEPRLMLFDEPTSALDPEMIGEVLDAMRELANEGMTMLIVTHEMGFAREVADRVIFIHKGEIAEEGPPETIFDSPQAEPTRQFLSRVLKH